Sequence from the Calidithermus timidus DSM 17022 genome:
CACCGCCCGCAGCGGCGAGAGCGACCGGGTCGAGGGCTTCACGCGCGGGGCCGACGACTACCTGACCAAGCCCTTCTCGACCCCTGAGCTGCTGGCGCGGGTGCAGGCCCTGCTGCGCCGCTCGGGCCGAAGCGGGCGCATCGAGCGGGGCGCGCTGGTACTCGACCTCGAGCGCCATCAGGCCTACCTGCACAACACCCCCCTCGATCTCACCCGCCGTGAGTTCGACTTGCTGGCCTTCTTAGCCCGACATCCGGGGCGGGTCTACACCCGCGAGGAACTGCTCGAGCGGGTCTGGGGGCAGGAGTTCATGGGCACCGCCCGCACCGTGGATCAGCACGTGGCCCAGTTGCGCGAGAAGTTGCAGGAAAACCCCAAGAGCCCGCTCTACCTCGAAACCCTGCGCGGGGTGGGGTATCGTTTCCGTGAGAGCCCATGAGGTCCGTGTCCCCGAGTGCTTCCCCCCGCGGTGAGGGGTGACCCCGTGGAAGCCATCGTCGGCCTCAAAGCCCTCGAGCGCGCTTGGGAACAGGCCCGCGAGGGCGTGGTGCTGCACGCCGAGGAGCGCGTGACTTACCTCAACCCCGAGGCCGCGCGGCTGCTGGAGGTCGCGCGGGAGCGGGTGCTGGGCAGGCCCCTGATGCTGGCGTTGCGCGACCACCGCCTCGAGCGGCTGTGCCGCGAGGGGGGTCAGGCCCGGCTCGAGTTGCGCGGGCGGTACCTGTGGGCCAAGGCCGTGCCGGGGGCGCTGCTCCTGCTCGACCAGACCGCTGAGCTGCAGCGCCTGGAGGCCCTGGAGGAGTCTAGCCGGGTGTTGGCCCACGAGTTTCGCACCCCGGTAGCCGGCATGCTCTCCCTGATCGAGGCCCTGCAGCAGGGTTTGACGAAGGAGCAAGAGCAAGAGGTGTTGGGGTTGATTCTGCAGGAAGCCCAGCGTTTGCGGCGACTGGTCGAGGACCTTCCCCTGAACCGTCTGCCGGGTCAGGAGCGCACCTTCGCCTTCGAGGAGCTGCGCCCCCGGCTCGAGCGCTTCCTGGCCCCTCAGCTCGCCGAGCGCAGCGCCTGGATCACCTGGAAGATTCCCCACACCGTTCGGGCCAACCCCGACGCGGTGTACCAAGCCCTCCTGAACCTGCTCGACAACGCGCTCAAGTACGGCCCTGGCGGAGAGGTCATCGTCGAGAGTGGCCAGGACGAGCAGGGGGTGTGGCTCGAGGTGCGCGACTTCGGCACCCCCCTGGGCGATTACGAGCCACTGTTCCAGCCAGGCAAGCGCGGCTACCACGCCGCCAGCGTGCGCGGCTCGGGGCTGGGGCTGGCCCTGGTGCGCCGCCTGGCCGCAGGCTGGAGTGGTCAGGCCTATGGCAAAGCCTGGGAGGGGGGCAATGCCTTCGGTTTGCGTTTTCCCTACGATAGGGGCTGATAATTCTCCCTGGAGGTTCTTATGCGTGAAGCCTTAGACCAAGAACTCGCCCGACTTACCCAAGAGAGCATCCGCATGGTCTCTCTGGTGCGCGAAATGGTGCATAAAAGCGCCAAAGCCCTCGCCGAGCAGGATCCGGCCTTAGCCAATGAGGTCATCGCCCAGGACAAGAACGAGGTGGACCCCCTCGAGCTCAAAATCGAGAACGACATGATCGTCCTGATGGCCCGCCAGGGGCTCGTCGCCAGCGACCTACGTCTCGCCATGACCATCATCAAGTCCCTCACCGACCTCGAGCGGGCCGGGGACTACGCAGCCCACGTGGCCGAGGACGTGATCGTGCTGGCCAAGGAGCCGCCGCTCAAGAACTACGTGATCCTGCCTGAGATGGCGCACCGCCTGGCGGGGATGCTCGACCTGATCGCCAAGGCCATGGCCGAGCGCGACCAGGAAGCCGCCCGCGAGGTTCTGCGCCGCGACGATGAGGTGGACGGGATGTACGAGTCGGTGACGCGGGAGCTGCTGACTTACATGATGGAAGACCCCCGCACCATCTCCAAAGCCCTCACCCTCATGCGCATTGCCCGCAGCTACGAGCGGCTGGGCGACCACCTGGAAAACGTCGCCGAGCGCATCCTCTACTGGCTCACCGGGCGCATGGAGAAAAAACCCGAGGACGTCCACGGCTGAGCCTGCCGGGCCGAGGTCGTAGGTCCTATGTCTCGACGACCTCAGATATGAATCGGCTTGTCGTACGCCGCCATCGCCGCCTCCTTGAGGGCTTCGGCCAGCGTGGGGTGGGCGTGGGAGGCCCGGCCAATGTCTTCTGAGGAAGCCTTGAAGGTCATGGCGGTAGCGGCTTCGGCGATGAGGTCGCCCGCACGGGGACCGATGATATGAACCCCCAGCACCCGGTCCGTCTGGGCGTGGGCGAGCACCTTAACAAAGCCCTCGGTATCGCCCATGGCCCGCGCCCGCCCGTTGGCCTGGAAGGGGAAGCTGCCCTTCTTGTAGGGAATACCCGCCTCCTTGAGCTCTTCTTCGGTCTGGCCCACCGAGGCGATCTCGGGATGGGTGTAGACCACGTTGGGTACGGTGTTGTAGTCCACGTGGCCCCAACCCGTGACCATACCCTCCACCGCAGCGATGCCGTCTTCCTCGGCTTTGTGGGCCAGCATTGGGCCAGGGATCACGTCGCCGATGGCATAGATGTTTGGGACGCTGGTCTGGAAGCGATCGTTGACCGGGATGCGCCCCCGGCCATCGAGGGTGATGCCCGCGGCCTCGAGCCCCAGCCCCTCGGTGTTGGGCACCCGGCTCGCCGCCAGCAGCACCTTGTCGGCGGTGAAGGTCTCGCCCCCTTCGACCTCAACCACACCCTTGCCGTCCTTGACGTAGGCCCGCGTGACCTTCTGCGAGGTGCGGATGTCGAGGCCCTGCTTCTTGAGGATCTTCTCGGCAGCGCGGGAGAGTTCGCCGTCCATACCCCCCAGGATGCGCGGCAAGTACTCCAAAACCGTCACTTTCGAGCCCAGGCGGCTCCAGACCGAACCCAGCTCGAGGCCGATCACCCCACCCCCGATCACCACCATGGTTTCGGGAACCTGCTCGAGCGCGATAGCTTCGTCGGAGGTGATGATGGTCCGGTAGTCGACTTCGACTCCCTTCAGCATGGCCACCTTGGAGCCGGTGGCGATGATACAGCGCTCGAACTCGAGCTCGGTCTGACCCTCGGGGCCCTCCACCATCAGCTTGTGGGTCGAGACGAAGCGGGCGTGGCCCAAATAGCGGGTGACCTTGTTCTTTTTGAATAAGAAGCTCACCCCGTCGGTGTTAGCCTGCACCACCTTGTCCTTGTGGGCCATTATGGCGGGGAGGTCTAAGCTCACGTCCTGGAACTTCACCCCGATGAGCGCGCCCTTCTTGGCCTCGTAGAACTTCTCGCTGGCTTCCAGCAGCGCCTTGGAGGGAATGCAGCCTACCCGCAAGCAGGTGCCGCCCAGGGCCTGCTCCCGCTCTACGCAGGCTACCTCGAGGCCGAGCTGTGCAGCCTTGATGGCAGCCACGTAACCTCCAGGCCCCGCACCGATGACGACGAGTTGATGTTTTGGCATATGCTTCGCTCCGCGAACGTCCTACGCCGCAGGTCTTACGCTTTTGATCTGGCTTACGACACAGGACACAAGACGTAGAACTATACTTCCAGCGCCAGCCGAACTGGGTTCTCGATGAGCTCCTTCACCCGCTTGAGAAAGGTCACCGCCTCGCGCCCGTCCACGATGCGGTGGTCGTAAGAGAGGGCCAGGTTCATCATGGGGCGGATCACCACCTGGCCATTCCTGACCACCGGACGCTCGACGATGGCGTGCATGCCCAAGATGCCCACCTGGGGCGGGTTGAGGATGGGGGTAGAGTTCAAGGAACCGTAAATTCCGCCGTTGGTGATGGTGAAGGTGCCGCCCATCAACTCCTCCGGCTTGATCTTCTTCTCGCGCACCCTCGCGCCGTAGTCGGCGATGATCGCCTCGATCTGGGCCATGGAGAGCTTGTCGGCGTCGCGGATCACCGGCACCACCAGCCCCTCACCCCCACCCACCGCGATACCGATGTCGTAGTAGCGGTGATAAACGATGTCACCACCGCGAATCTCGGCGTTGAGTTGCGGGATTTCCTGCAACGCCTGCACCACGGCCCTGACAAAGAAGCTCATGAAACCCAGCTTCACCCCGTACTTCTTCTGGAAACCCTCGCCGTATTCTTTGCGCAGCTCCATCACCATGCCCATGTCGGCCTCGTTGAAGGTGGTGAGCATGGCGGTGTTCTGCTTGGCCGCCAGCAACCGCTCGGCGATGCGGCGGCGCAGCGGGGTCATGGGCACCACATCGTCCTTGCGCTCGCCGGGGGCCTTGGGGGTGAGGGGTACTGTGGGCGTAGGCGTGGGTGCCGGAGCCGGAGCGGGCTTGGTGGCAATGGCCTGCTGGACGTCCTCCTTGAGGATGCGCCCGCCGGGGCCGGAGGGCTGCACCTGGGCCGGGGTGATGCCGCTGTGGGCCATCAGGCGCTCGGCAGCGGGCATGGCGATGGGTTGAGCGGGCTGAGCGGGCTGGGCCTGGGGTGCAGCTTCAGCTTCGGGACGGGCTGCCGGGGCAGCACCTTCCTCGAGCATCGCCACCACGTCGCCCACCTTGGCCACGCCGGATGAGATCAGAATCTTGCCCAGCACGCCGCTTACCGGGGAGGGTAGCTCGAGGGTGGCCTTGTCGGTGACGAGTTCCACCAGCGGCTCGTCGACCTTCACCGCCTCACCTTCCTTCTTGAGCCACTGCCCGATCTCCACCTCGGTAATGGATTCGCCCACCGCGGGCACTTTGAGTTCTACGGCCATCGTGAATCCTCCTAAAGCTCTGTTAGTCTATCGCTGTTTGACTCGAGTCGCTTCGTACGAGATAAACCCCGGCTACTGCGCCGGGGTTTGGGGGCTCAGAGGCCGAGGGCCTCCCTGACCAATTGCTCCTGTTCGCGCTTGTGCACCTTGGACGAACCCACAGCCGGGCTGCTGGACTCGGGGCGGGCAATGCCCTCGAAGGCATGTCCGTAAATGAGGTGGCCGAAACGGGCCTTGAGGAACCACCAGGCTCCCATGTTACTGGGCTCCTCCTGCACCCAGTACACAGGCACCTTCTTGCCAAAGGGCTCGAGCGCCGCCGCCAGCTCCCCTTCGGGGAAGGGGTAGAACTGTTCCAGACGTACGATGGCCACGTCCTCCTTGCCTGCGGCCTTGCGGGCGGCCTCGAGGTCGTAGAAGACCTTGCCCGAGCACAACAGGACACGCGAAACCCTTTTCGGATCGGCCCCGGTGCTGTCGGGCAACACCCGCTGGAAACGGCCTTTGGTGAGCTCTTCGATGGGCGAGACCGCCTCGGGATTGCGCAGCAGGCTCTTGGGCGTCATCACGATGAGGGGCTTGCGCCAGGGGCGCTTGACCTGGCGGCGCAGCAGGTGGAAGTACTGCGCGGGGGTGGAGGGGTAGGTCACCTGCATGTTATCGGTAGCGCACAACTGCAGGAAGCGCTCGAGGCGGGCGGAGGAGTGCTCGGGACCACCCCCTTCCATGCCATGCGGCAGCAGCATCACCAGCCCCGAGAGGCGGCTCCACTTGACCTCGGCGGAGGCGATGAACTGGTCGATGATGACCTGGGCGGTGTTCACGAAGTCGCCGTACTGGGCTTCCCAGATCACCAACCCATCGGGGGCGTCGAGGCTGTAGCCGTACTCGAAGCCCAGCACTCCGGCCTCGGAGAGGGCTGAGTTGTAGAGCTCGACCGGAGCCTGTCCCTCGACGAGGTGCTGGGCGGGGATGTAGCGCCTGCCAGTGACTGTATCGGTGTAGCCGCCGTGCCGCTGAGTGAAGGTGCCGCGCACCACGTCCTGACCACTCATGCGCACCCGGTGTCCCTCGGCGGCGAGACTAGCGAAGGCCAGCGCCTCGGCGGCGGCCCAGTCCAGAGGCCGCTTGCCCTCGCCCATCTCAGCGCGGCCCTGCACGAAACGGCCCAGCTTGGGGTGCAGGTTGAAGTCCTCGGGTAGCGTGGTCAGGCCCTTCATCAGCTCGTACAGCCTCTCGAGCGCCACCCCCGTGTCCACGTCAGGAGTGCCGTTTTCAGGACCGCCATGATAGCCACTCCAAATGCCCCCGCCCGCGTGCGGACGGACGGTGGAAGGTGCACTGCGCGCTTCGGCGAAGGCCGCATCCAGCTTGACCTGGTATTCCTGGGCCATCGCCTCGGCCTCGGCTTTGCTCAGCACCCCGGCGGCCTCGAGCTTAGGGAAGTATCCCTGGTAGGCCGGGGGCTTGCTCGCGATGATCCGGTACATCTCGGGCTGGGTGAAAGCGGGTTCGTCGGTCTCGTTGTGGCCGCGGCGGCGGAAGCCCACCAGGTCGATGAACACGTCGCGCTTGAAAGCGGCGCGGAACTCCATGGCCATCACCACGGCAGCGTAGACGGCATCCGGGTCCTCGGCGTTGACGTGGAAGATGGGGCTTTCGATCATCTTGGCGATCTCGGTGGAGTAGCGCCCGGCAGTGTAGTCGCTGGGGTCGGTGGTAAAGCCCACCTGGTTGTTGAGGATCACGTGCAATGCGCCCCCCACGGTGTAGGCCCTCAGCCCAGAGATGTTGAGCGTCTCCTGCACGATGCCCTCACCAATGAAGGCCGCATCCCCGTGCACCACGACCAGCAAGCCCTTCTTGCGCTCGGTGTCGCCGAAGCGGTCCTGCTTGGCCCGCAAACGTCCCATCGCCACCGCGCCCACGAACTCCAGGTGCGAGGGGTTGAAGTTGAGCGAGATGTGCAACGGCCCGCCAGGGGTCTGGATGTCGTTGGAGTGGCCCAGGTGGTACTTCACATCGCCGTGATACCCCTCGGGAAATTGCTCCTCGAACTCCAGGAAGATATCGCGCATGGGTTTGCCCACGATGTTGACGAGCACGTTGAGCCGGCCCCGGTGGGCCATCCCCATCACCACCTCAGTCACCCCCTGGCGGGCCGCCTGCTCCATGGCCAAATCCAGCAGGGCGATGATGGCTTCAGAGCCTTCGGTGGAGAAAGTTTTAGCGCCCAGGTACTTCTTCTGCAGGAACTCCTCAAACAGCGTGGCCTGCATCAGGCGCTCGTAGATGCGTTTGCGGGTGGAAGCGTCGGGCTGGGGGAAGGCCCCGTCTTCGATGCGGGCCTCGATCCAGCGGCGCACCTCGGGATCATCGAGGTGACCGATCTCGATGCCCATGCTGCCGGTGTAGCGCTCCTTCAGGCGCTGTACAGCCTGCCCCAGGGTCTCGGCCCCGCTCACCAGGCCGGGCGGGATGGGGCGCTCGAGGTCGGCGGCGCTCAGACCGTGGTATCCCAGCTCGAGTTCAGGCACCGGGGGACGTGGCCGGCCCAAGGGATCGATCCGGGCAGCCAGATGACCACGCTCGCGGTAGGCCGAGATCAGCCGGGTGGCCTTGAGTAGAAAGTCGGCCAAATCGGCGGGCAGGGCCGCCGCACCTACCGTAGCAGCTAAGCCATTGCTCAGCCTGCCATCGGCCAGGGTTCTGGCAAAGTACCCCTGCCACTCAGGGCTGACGCTGGATGGGTTTTGCTGGTAATCGTTGAAAAGGGCCTCGAGGTAGGCCAGGTTGGCGCTGTCCACCGCTCGCTCCATACACTCACCAATCGAAAAGTTTACTCCCTTTTTTATATGTGCAAGGTGAAGCGGGGCGGCTTGGGTGTAGGTACACCCTCAACCCCAATCCCCCGACACACCCGCAACCCGTAGTTTCAAGCGAATTTAGCGTACACCGCATCTGTAGCCCTGGCAGCCTCGATGTCGAGGGAGGTGATACCTCCTTGGGAATGGGTTATGTAGGCTACCTGCACCTTCTTCCACCCGATGCCCAGCAGGTCGGGGTGGTGGTCCTTCTTCTCGGCC
This genomic interval carries:
- the odhB gene encoding 2-oxoglutarate dehydrogenase complex dihydrolipoyllysine-residue succinyltransferase yields the protein MAVELKVPAVGESITEVEIGQWLKKEGEAVKVDEPLVELVTDKATLELPSPVSGVLGKILISSGVAKVGDVVAMLEEGAAPAARPEAEAAPQAQPAQPAQPIAMPAAERLMAHSGITPAQVQPSGPGGRILKEDVQQAIATKPAPAPAPTPTPTVPLTPKAPGERKDDVVPMTPLRRRIAERLLAAKQNTAMLTTFNEADMGMVMELRKEYGEGFQKKYGVKLGFMSFFVRAVVQALQEIPQLNAEIRGGDIVYHRYYDIGIAVGGGEGLVVPVIRDADKLSMAQIEAIIADYGARVREKKIKPEELMGGTFTITNGGIYGSLNSTPILNPPQVGILGMHAIVERPVVRNGQVVIRPMMNLALSYDHRIVDGREAVTFLKRVKELIENPVRLALEV
- the lpdA gene encoding dihydrolipoyl dehydrogenase — its product is MPKHQLVVIGAGPGGYVAAIKAAQLGLEVACVEREQALGGTCLRVGCIPSKALLEASEKFYEAKKGALIGVKFQDVSLDLPAIMAHKDKVVQANTDGVSFLFKKNKVTRYLGHARFVSTHKLMVEGPEGQTELEFERCIIATGSKVAMLKGVEVDYRTIITSDEAIALEQVPETMVVIGGGVIGLELGSVWSRLGSKVTVLEYLPRILGGMDGELSRAAEKILKKQGLDIRTSQKVTRAYVKDGKGVVEVEGGETFTADKVLLAASRVPNTEGLGLEAAGITLDGRGRIPVNDRFQTSVPNIYAIGDVIPGPMLAHKAEEDGIAAVEGMVTGWGHVDYNTVPNVVYTHPEIASVGQTEEELKEAGIPYKKGSFPFQANGRARAMGDTEGFVKVLAHAQTDRVLGVHIIGPRAGDLIAEAATAMTFKASSEDIGRASHAHPTLAEALKEAAMAAYDKPIHI
- a CDS encoding response regulator transcription factor: MPRLLVVEDEPAVRMGLRLSLSRAGHQVLEAATAGEAWPLVEQADLVLLDWMLPDEPGVRLLERLRSDSRYENLPILMLTARSGESDRVEGFTRGADDYLTKPFSTPELLARVQALLRRSGRSGRIERGALVLDLERHQAYLHNTPLDLTRREFDLLAFLARHPGRVYTREELLERVWGQEFMGTARTVDQHVAQLREKLQENPKSPLYLETLRGVGYRFRESP
- a CDS encoding 2-oxoglutarate dehydrogenase E1 component, with the protein product MERAVDSANLAYLEALFNDYQQNPSSVSPEWQGYFARTLADGRLSNGLAATVGAAALPADLADFLLKATRLISAYRERGHLAARIDPLGRPRPPVPELELGYHGLSAADLERPIPPGLVSGAETLGQAVQRLKERYTGSMGIEIGHLDDPEVRRWIEARIEDGAFPQPDASTRKRIYERLMQATLFEEFLQKKYLGAKTFSTEGSEAIIALLDLAMEQAARQGVTEVVMGMAHRGRLNVLVNIVGKPMRDIFLEFEEQFPEGYHGDVKYHLGHSNDIQTPGGPLHISLNFNPSHLEFVGAVAMGRLRAKQDRFGDTERKKGLLVVVHGDAAFIGEGIVQETLNISGLRAYTVGGALHVILNNQVGFTTDPSDYTAGRYSTEIAKMIESPIFHVNAEDPDAVYAAVVMAMEFRAAFKRDVFIDLVGFRRRGHNETDEPAFTQPEMYRIIASKPPAYQGYFPKLEAAGVLSKAEAEAMAQEYQVKLDAAFAEARSAPSTVRPHAGGGIWSGYHGGPENGTPDVDTGVALERLYELMKGLTTLPEDFNLHPKLGRFVQGRAEMGEGKRPLDWAAAEALAFASLAAEGHRVRMSGQDVVRGTFTQRHGGYTDTVTGRRYIPAQHLVEGQAPVELYNSALSEAGVLGFEYGYSLDAPDGLVIWEAQYGDFVNTAQVIIDQFIASAEVKWSRLSGLVMLLPHGMEGGGPEHSSARLERFLQLCATDNMQVTYPSTPAQYFHLLRRQVKRPWRKPLIVMTPKSLLRNPEAVSPIEELTKGRFQRVLPDSTGADPKRVSRVLLCSGKVFYDLEAARKAAGKEDVAIVRLEQFYPFPEGELAAALEPFGKKVPVYWVQEEPSNMGAWWFLKARFGHLIYGHAFEGIARPESSSPAVGSSKVHKREQEQLVREALGL
- a CDS encoding 4a-hydroxytetrahydrobiopterin dehydratase; this encodes MKLSDQEIAQALAELPGWAVVSGRLEKTYTFASYADGAAFALRIALLAEKKDHHPDLLGIGWKKVQVAYITHSQGGITSLDIEAARATDAVYAKFA
- the phoU gene encoding phosphate signaling complex protein PhoU encodes the protein MREALDQELARLTQESIRMVSLVREMVHKSAKALAEQDPALANEVIAQDKNEVDPLELKIENDMIVLMARQGLVASDLRLAMTIIKSLTDLERAGDYAAHVAEDVIVLAKEPPLKNYVILPEMAHRLAGMLDLIAKAMAERDQEAAREVLRRDDEVDGMYESVTRELLTYMMEDPRTISKALTLMRIARSYERLGDHLENVAERILYWLTGRMEKKPEDVHG
- a CDS encoding sensor histidine kinase, producing the protein MEAIVGLKALERAWEQAREGVVLHAEERVTYLNPEAARLLEVARERVLGRPLMLALRDHRLERLCREGGQARLELRGRYLWAKAVPGALLLLDQTAELQRLEALEESSRVLAHEFRTPVAGMLSLIEALQQGLTKEQEQEVLGLILQEAQRLRRLVEDLPLNRLPGQERTFAFEELRPRLERFLAPQLAERSAWITWKIPHTVRANPDAVYQALLNLLDNALKYGPGGEVIVESGQDEQGVWLEVRDFGTPLGDYEPLFQPGKRGYHAASVRGSGLGLALVRRLAAGWSGQAYGKAWEGGNAFGLRFPYDRG